DNA sequence from the Poecilia reticulata strain Guanapo linkage group LG19, Guppy_female_1.0+MT, whole genome shotgun sequence genome:
GAGCAAAAAGCTGCGAGCTCACATAAAAAGCCACTTTCCCAACAAAGACTACGCCTGCCCCCAGTGTGGCACCAAGTATAAACTCCTCTCTTCGCTTGAGAGACACTTGAAAAAGACCTGCTTCGAGTACCACCTCAAGAACGTAGATCCCACCAAGCCGGAGGAAACCCAGAACCTCTCCAAGTGCGACAAATGCGGAGATGCATTTCAGTACAAGATTTCCTTACAAAAGCACCTGCTCACACACCATGAGCTGTACTGCAGCGTGTGCCGGACGGTGCTGCGAGACGCGGAAACGTTGGCCCGCCACAAAACCGCACACACGCCGTTTCAGTGCACCCGATGTGACCAGACCTTCACCGTTTTTAAGCACTTGGTTAGGCATTTCGAAAACACCCACGGAATTAGCAAACCCTTCAAATGCAATCACTGTCCAAAGATTTCACCCAAGCTCAATGCTTTAATCAGACACGAATGGCAGCACACAGGTCATCTGCCCTTTCAGTGTGGTCAGTGCAGTTTAAAGTTCAAGTCATTCTCATATCTTTTGTCCCATGAAAAGGTGCACAAAGGGGAGAAACCCTGCCTGTGCTCGGAATGTGGAAAGACTTTTGCCCACAGATCCAACCTGTACCGCCACATTAGACTCATCCACAGTGCTTCTAGAAATGAGAAGAATTATTCTTGTTCCCAGTGCGAGAAGATCTTTAAAGAAAAGGCCGCCCTAATAAGACATCAGAGGACCAAGCACCTCCAGCAACTGTTCCGCAGGGAGTGCCCCTACTGTAGTAAGATGGTCGCTCCGTCAACATTGGCAAGGCATAAAATGATGCACATGGGACAGAGCCCCTTCAAATGCACCACCCCTGATTGCGAGAGTGCCTACAGAACTGCTTCAGAGCTGAAGAGACACGTGCTTTTACACCACACCACTGAGCGACCTCACAAATGTGACGTCTGTGGAAAGGGCTTTGTACGACTCGGCGATCTCAACCTGCACGCAAAAATCCACACTAAAGAAAGACCGTTTGTTTGCCACATCTGCGGAAAGGCTTTCCTCAAGTCCTACAGCATGTTTAGACATAAAAGGCTTCTACACTCATCTGTGCCAGATTAGAGTAAAATTGTAGAAACGCTTAAATGAAAGCAGTGAAAATGTCATGAAGCAAATGcaaatgttaagaaaatgtgTGTACCCAACAACAGGTGTACCGTTGTCAGATGGATCATAATGTTTTGGAGATGAACCTTTTGTAGTACTACATACGAGGCTCTGGAGTAATTAGTACTGGACCAATGACTGGCAATATTTTGTTACACAAACTGGTGTTAGATGGTGAAACTCCTTTTTGGCAGGTTGATGAGGATTGGAACTGATTCTGCTCTCTAAGGAGATTCCAATTGGTATTGAAATTTCTTGACACTCCTTTGCTgagaaataatcaataattgtACAAGAAATTGTCAGTGGTATGTCAATTTTGACTTCCTGCTTGGCTGATATATGAAAGAGGATTGGTACAAACATCTTACAAATGTCACCTTTGGTTTAAGGTCTGTAACAATTTCTAGCAAAGGGGTTTGAACTTCATTCTTAAGGGTGAAATGCCATTTAAAAAGAGACcctttaccgtattttctgacATTAGCCAATTGAGCCaaagattttctgcttttaggaTTACCCAAGTTATCTGGCCATGCGATTGACATAGGGAGAGGTGTGGATGTGTTTTGAGGGACACCTTAAATCGATGTCAGACAAATTGTGCGCACCCAGTCATTTGGGTTCTTTTTTCTAAAGCAAAATATCTTGATCAGTATTGTATTTGTGACCATTAGAacagaatatatattttcatttcagtgtaATTACAAAATGCACCCAAGAATGTAATATATGCAATCTCAAACATAAAATTGGAATTTTTTGGCCAAAAAGTCAGATTTGCTTTGAAGACATGTTCTCCATGGAAATATTATGATGTTACTTTTGTATTAatgctacatttttaaattgtggcCCAAAACTTTTAAGATtccatttcattgttttttctcCTGGTTTTGGATGGTTGTGAGACTGAAAAGAATTTCTGTCTTGAGTTAAATGTgctgtgttaaaaaataaaacttcagtgTGAATTCAAGAAAATGTTAAGAGGGAATACAATCAAAGAAGTGAATACATGTTGGTTTATGCATatgcatctttttatttgtttttatttgatttttgtagCTTATTTTTCTCAGTTCAGTTGTGTATATTTCACATATGTTTTAAAAGTCTTGAAATAgtatgaacatattttttattttacatctctgcatttattttaacaagggTGGTAAACTTTTGAGATTTACTGTAACTTAAACCTTATGGATCGTTAAGGCATGAAACGGCCCCAATACATGAGGAATAAATCAGTTGTCAATATTTGAGATAGTTTGGCAAATAATAGTGGTTTCCACTGAGCTGAAACATCTAGAAGATTAATAATTACACTATAGTTATTCAGCATAACCGAGCTTTGAGTAATTTAAGAGCGATTATTCCTACATATAACACATTTGATTATCTTCAAATTGGTGTTGCAACAGGTCGTCAAAAGCGGAACGAAACAGAGTTAGCTAACTGGAGTCCGGACTGTTGTTTCAGACGGAACGCAGAGCAACCGTTGACGCAGAAAAAGCGCCTGAAAGACTGGTATTGAACAAAGCCGCTGTTAAAGGAATCTCTTTGACTGTGGTCGAGTCCCGGATAGTAGTTGTTCTCATTGTAATGTTAATACAGTGACTGTCTAAGATGGAAGGAGGAAGTTCCGAGTTACCCGGTAAGTAAAAACACCAACTGGCAGATTTGTTTAGCTAGGCCGCAGCGCGCGCGCGGGAATAGCATCCTAATAATATGTTGAAACTGACGGTTTTTGTCATAGTGtccatattattttatttaaatcggACTAACGATTTTCTTAAACGCCACAAGGGGTGCTTATTTACAAGCCTTGCGGGTCAGGTAGATATAGCTGATGCTAAAGGTGCTCTGCCACAGTGCCAACCTAGCTAGCTGAGAAGCATTAGAGCTAACTCAGTTAATGCTATGCTAGAGTTAGCTTCTGAAATGACTCCGGTGGGTTTTACAGTTCACTCTAATATTTCTTAAACGTTTCCTACATGATGTgcttatattatttatttaaactgaatataAATCCTTTACGATACATTTACACATTTGATCAAGTCCggaaaaagcaaataaaaccaggaagatcCGACATAACCGGAGTTTGgccctgaattttttttttcctccttttgtgAAGAGCAAGCTTTAAACTTTCAAAGACGTTTACTTTAAATGTTCAGGTAAAGTAAATGTCTTTGTGTAATATTCTAAAGAGTTCTGTcaagtcaaatgttttcatctgaaagaccgttaaaaacatttcaataacaCAATAATGTTTAGCTAAAACACAAGAGGTGTGCAACATTTAAACAGCTGCCCTTGTGGGGCTAATTTGTGTTCCCTAAAACACACGAAAGGTTGTCACCAAATCACAACttaaattttatgttattttttactaaaaagaaaacGAATTGCCGTTTTATCCCATTTGAATGGCGAAAATAAATGTAGATCAGGTGATTTGTAAGAATCCTTGTATCCAGCCATTATTAACCTTCACAGCTACGTCTGAGAATATTGAAAGAATCCTACTATTTTTCCAATCAAttcttaaaatctaaaaatattctATGCAGACTTTGCCTGGGCCAGATAAGCATGTATTTGCATGTCAAATCACTTTACTTTATGAAGATTAGGTCTACTTGTAGAACACAAACGCAGcagctcattttaaaagtttcacaacATAGataaagtaaaactgaagtGTATGGAGGGGTTCAATCACCACTACACACACAAGAGCGCTGTGGGAgtcaataaatcataaaatcttTCTGTACTTTATTACACTGGCCACCTAACATCCTTCTCCAGCACTGTCTCAGTGGGCTCTCGAGTAATAGAGTAATAAACCACTTTTGAATCAAGTGTTTAGCCTTGATCAGCCATCACCACATGTATCCatggttttggatttttttaagcttGTTTATAAGTATGagtaaagtttttcttttcttgaggGTAGGGCAGAAATTTGACACAGGCATGGACCAGTTACCAAATTAAGAAATGCGGTAGGAGGGACTTCCAATTGCATTGTTGTTCCCGCCTTCTCATAGAACCAAGTACATAGAAACAAGCTTCTATGTATTTTCAGGGCATTTACATGGCTTAATGGTCTATTACATTgacttgaaaaacatttacttgtCTTCAATCACTGTTTTGTAGAATCTAAGCTTTACAATGATCCCTAGCTACAGCTGACACCCGATATTTGCATACAATGAGTAGAAACACATGTACacctatttttttctcactgtctgaagttaaatcagaccttacttttcctgttttagctgAGTTAGAATGAccaaatttatttctatttgctaaatgaagGTAACCtagcaagaacatttttttgagatttttttttttttgtaacttgcTTTGAATTCAGAAGTTTCTGTGAGTTTGAGTAGCATCATCGATAACTgtcttttaaactgtatgacatgggtcaaacattttgtatgcgtctttttattcagtgtatatTAGAGATGTACCAATcaagttttttcctgccgattccgatcacccatgagggccgataccaatcacataattattatttttttttaatcataagcagtactggttacattatgtggaaaaaggaaccatgaattcaccttaatttagacaacttagaaacttgtttttaataactttttccaagaaaaaaacaaaacgggcattgtgcaaattgtactgctatcggtaatactatcttcaagcgactgaaaacatatgaaggctctgaagaggtatgcaatttatttatttttttagttaattctgcagctttaaacagaggttcggtgtgagagtcactaccaggtggagcagaagcKScgctccgtctgtgaaatattactacctgtagcgcgtagcagcggttcaacaacgagagcagaaccagcgtcttacatcgcagctcgaagacKtaaataattttgcgggttatttgtttagctttctgaccgtcatgctaatccgggtgagtgtttgtagctgtgcgctgctttatctgctatctgatcctccatgtctttttaactgcagtgaacctcgatgtagccaaactccgtcaagtatggcattgtttttatgccatattagatttgtcgtgttgatacattttgacgtgcttcaccccacatgcttcaattttccgccgcaacacgcaaacttccccattcaatAGTTCCCATTcaatagttccacatcgcttaggatttgttgctgcgcgtttgcgcagagtgaaggaaagaggagacaagctgcacaggcaggctgagaaatgagatccaggtgatcggtttgtgtgatccgcaacaagagaccgtgatcggcgatcaccgatcatacactttttcacggaagtcggacgattatgatcggtggccgattgatcggcacacctctactgtatgtaaatatctggaaTGAAGACCCACTGGCCTATTTTTAAGAACATGCCTAGTATAAAAAGGGGTAgctatttattttgataacaaAAACTACGCCTAGACTCTTAAATCGCTTGTCTTGGTGCCATGTGATTGACTGATTCACTCTTTTTCTTGACCAGTAATTCAACCTTTTGGGAGCAGTAGATGAGGCTGAGCAGATATGTTGATATTCTATGAAGGAttatattataaataatttcttagtCTTTCACTAATCTGTTTTTGGGGAAGGCCAAGTGTAAGACATGCAGCTATCGAAAAAATGATGGGAGCTGGAGAAAATCCCACAAAAACAGCAGTCCATTGTTAGTACTGTAATGTTTGAAGTCCAAAGAAAGTGTGAACACTCTGATCACTagtggaaaatataaatatattctttcAAATCCAGGACAAGCAATgactacttttattttataagtcCTATTCAGAAATGGAACAAGTAGCCAGTTTATTTCACTATCAGTCATTCTCGCTGCACCCATGGAACCAAATAGATCATATTCATTAGAATCTCATCACAGTGAAGTAACATGCTATGAAACAGAGAAATCTTACACTCAGAGTGCAGACAGTCTAAAATCATCCTCCAGAGGATAATGTCAAAGGCATAGAACTGCCTGGAGCAGCAAGCAAAGAGTTTAACCTTCAGAGCAGTAACGAGACATCACTTGTCCGAGGCTGAACGGGAAATCCCAAGGACAGGTCTAGAATCATCTGCTGGGGTATATTCATGCAgacaaaatgtttgagtttcaaaaaaaaaaaaaaaattttgcaaaGCAAGATGTTTCACTTTTATGTTTCATCCCAGACTTACTCTAAAAACGTACACCTTCTTCAAGCAATTACTGTGTTTCCTTGTTTTGCAGGTCCCACTCTTCCCCTCTCAGCCCTGCGCCTCCTGGTTTCCCCCATCCGCCTGGTGTCTGCTGCGATCTGGCACACAGTGGAGCAGAAGATTGTGTCCGACTATGGCCTGCTGGAGGAGTTTGTGTTCATGGTCACGGAGATTGTTCCTCAGCTTCTTTCTACAAGGCAGCGAGCCGAACTCATTCTGGGCCTCAGAGCACGAGTGAGTCGGGTTTTGTTTGCTAACATTGATTTCTGATTGGAGTTTTTACATTAATCAAGACCTGAAGGAGTCCAGGTCTTGTTGGGGAGTACTAATCAGTATAGTGCCACAAGAGGCTTATCTCAACAGTAAGGGtgcattgtgttttgtttagaaAGCAGTTTTTTCTGTCACCAAAATAAACGTAATGATATATTGACAACACAACTGCACTTTTCGAATTAGTGTCTCAAAGATGGATACACAGCACTCTTAATGTTAATCATCAAACCGCTGTTTTGTAAAGGGATCAGCTCTAAagcaaatgcaaacaaagcagAAGGGGCATCTGAGCAGCTTTGTAAACAATTTTTATCTTagtactgatttatttatttttggctttttaaattGCAGCTGATCCTGGAACTGTGTCGTTCAGATGAGACTGCCGACCTGCAGATTATTCAGCCACACCTCGACCGAATGCAGAGCCTCAGGTCTCTGTGGAAAATGGAGGTAAACTCTCTTACCTCTGTTGCATGATGGGTTTGTTGTTTCTGGTGAATGTAGTTATTTTGCTTGTCATTTACTATCAATTTGCAAAACCAATTGATTCTGCTTCTGCCTACAGTCAGCAGAAGTGTCTGATTCTCATTTCATGGGCCTTGTTCAAAATTTGCTCAGAGATCCAGATGAAAGAATGACCTTTTTCCAGGTAAGCTAACGTAGACAAACAGCTCTCTATCTTCAGCTCTTGTTAAGTTGTTGGTGGTCACCCACCATATTTACTGGATTTGTTGGTGTTTCAGGATGTTTTCCCTGGAGACTTTGGGCCCACATACGACAAAGCTATCCAGACTCTGATGTGGCTGTTTCTGTCCAGACTTGAAAAGCTCCTTCCTGCTCAAAGTCTCCAGCAGGTATACACATAATCTCAAGAGGAAAACATCttggctttttgttttacttaaaaaatgtatttgaatagaatataattttaaaaacatttcatttttgtttttttatcaggttGTTTCACTGATGAGTGACACCACCTCTTTTCTGAATGAATCCATGGAGACTTTAGTTCAACCTGAAGATCTAAAAGTATTGTTGGACACACAGAAAAATCTCACCCACCTTGAAGATATTGGTAAGGAGATCTTTCTCTGATATACAGGTTCATTGCCATTTAGCAGTTCTGTCAGGAAATTATCTGTATGTTCTACCTGAACTGAtctattgtgttttctttcagagtCTTATGTTGTCGACAGCGGCATCTTATCAGCCCTTTGTCTTCCTCCTGTGGAAAGAGTCGTGATTGTCAACGAGCAGCCAGGAACCGACGCAGAGAGTAGCCTCGTGTACACAGTCTGTTCAGAGATGGAGGTGGAATCTGAGAACAAAGAAGTGTATGTCGAAGTACCTGGGAGCACAGCAGAGTGTGCAGAGCCACAGTGGTTTGGCATCAGTGGAGAGGTGAAGGCTGAAATAGACAGTGTTGTGGTCTCGGATCCCACCGAAGGCGCTGAGGCCAGCGAGGGGGAAATGGTAGATGACCTGCACGATGACCATGCTGGGACTCTGATCATTGGGGAGGATGGCCAAGTGACACTGCTAGATGGCGTGGAGAAGAAGCCAAACAGACGTGGGCGGAGAAAGAAATGCCCAGATGACGACGATAAAGATTATGAAGTGGAAAGTAAAGCAAGGGGCTTTAAGGAAGACTTTGATGCAGACCCCTTGTGGGAAAGACCAGTGAGAAAGAATCGAGGACTTAAGATGAAACGGTACCTGTCGCAGTGGAGAAAATCAGGCAAGACTTTGGGCGGTACCACAGTTTCCCAAAGTTCAGCAAAAAACGACTTGGATGAGAGAACGTGCAAGGTGTGTGGCAAAGTGGTGACCCAGGCCAAGTTCCTGCAGAGACATATGAATCAGCACACAGAGGAGCTGCCCATTGCTTGTTCCGTGTGCAAAAAGTTTTATAAGAGTTTACGCTTCCTGCAGCAGCACAAATGTACTACTTCAACTAAAGTAAAACCTGATAAAGATACTCAAGGGCAAGAAACCACATCAGATGCTGGTGAACAGTCTTCCAGTGGGGTCATTTGTGAGGCATTTATTGACGATCATCCTCCAGACAGCGCCGCCCAACATCCTGACTATATCATGTCGGAGAAGTCCTCCGGGGAATTAGGAGAAAGAAGCCCAGACGGAAGTAAGAGTGGCCTCGAAGGTCCGTTCTACTGTCCTCACTGCAGTGTCGAGTTCAAATGCAGACAAACGTTTAGGTTCCACATGAGGAACATTTGCTACACTGAGCAGCAAGTGGATCCCGAGAACCCAGATGATGTGAAACACTGTTTCAGATGTGACGAATGTGACAAGGCTTTTAAGTACAAGTCAACGTTAGATTCCCACAAGCAGACCCACAACCCACTCTACTGCGAGGTCTGCATGAAACTAGTACGTGACTCAGAGGCTCTGGCCATGCACAAAGAATCCCACACGCCGTTCCAGTGTAATCGGTGTGAAGAGCACTTCCCCGTATTCAAGGCCCTTCATAAGCATTACATCGATGCCCACAACCCCACTGAGCCTTTCACTTGTCCGTACTGTGACACCACCTTTTCCAGTTTGAAGCGTTTCATCAGACACGAGTGGAAACACACCGGTTACCAGCCTTTCCAGTGCACTCACTGTGCTAAAAGGTTCCGCTCATACTCTGATCTTGTGGAGCACCAGAAAAAGCACACAAAGGCGTATCCGTATCTTTGCTGGGAGTGCGGCAAGAAGTTCAGGCACGGCGTCACGCTGACGAGGCACGTGGAGCGCGTGCATCACGCCGGAGAACGCGTAGAAGAAATACCTACCACGATCTTCCCTTGTACTCAATGTGATAAGACCTTCACATCTAGAAGGTGCCTTCTAAAACATGATAACTTCCACCACAAAGGGATGCGCTTCCCATGTGAGCACTGCGGAAAGGGATTCTTTGGGAAGGACGCGTTGGTGAGGCACACTTTGATCCACACCGGCGAAAGGCCTTTCAAGTGCGATGACTGTGAGAAGTCTTTTAGATCCGCAGCAGAACTAAAGATTCACAGGCGGTACCATACTGGAGAAAGACCGTTCAAGTGCACCATATGTGAAAAGGGTTTTGTCCAATCCTGTTTTCTTACTTTGCACATGCGAACACATACAGGAGAGAGACCATACGTATGCGCAGTTTGTAACAAGGGTTTTTCAAGTTTGCATGGCCTCAAACGACACAGGAGACTTGTCCATTCCTAGTTTCTATCAACATTATATTAATCTTAATGCGGACTTTAACTATAAGTTTACTATGTCCCTTATGAAGGAGGTTAGTTTAGCTTCAGCTTTgtgccagaaaataaaaacggattGCTTATGATTATAAATCTCACTTTGGCTGTCTGGGTGCTGGTTAGCTATGGAGACTTGAAACCaagttttcctcttttgtgACATTGTCCATATATTACGTGGCTGCCACAGGCCTGCGTTGGCAGAAATGTATAGTACtgaattataaaaatgtatctttgtattttttacagaCATGTTTGCTGTAGTTCTGCATATAATTTGTATGTatgtgatttaaaatttaattaccTTTAGAAATTtggtttttcttaaataaaaattcttagTGTCACTTGCTATGAGTGATGTGATTTGGTGtggtaatctttttttttttttttaatagtatttaCCTAAAATTTCAGAAGAAATGCTTAACTTCATTTTAGTTGGTAGGGAACATACCTTTATTAGCAGTGTAgcttttttaatacaaatttcaGCACCCTCTATTGAAAATGGCTGTCTTGACAGATAAGTAAGATGGTGTTTTAATTCATGGTGTTATTGACTGAAAAAGGAGTGTTTGTGAGATGTAAAGAagtggtaataaaaaaaaaaaagaaaaagtgccaCCCCAGATGGGACTCGAACCCACAATCCCTGGCTTAGGAGGCCAGTGCCTTATCCATTAGGCCACTGGGGCTTTTGCGGCATCGTTGGCAGGTAACATATCAGCCTTTTGTGCGCactttttatgtgtatttttgtacaCGATTTCCTAACTGAGATACAATGTCCGCCGACACCCTAGTGGTTATTTACCTTAGGCTTGCTTTACTCCCGAATAAAAACtatctttgaaaaaaagaaaaatacagattttaagttaatttactTAATTGGGTATAGAATTGTAATTTATCTGCCCTGGAATTGTTGAAAGGCGTCTACATTTAACTCAAACTATTTGATGATGACGTTATGTTGACAAAAGCATTTACGACATCCACTGGAGACAAGTGAATTCCCTCCGATCCTGACAGCGAGAGACAGCcccggttttgttttttttcttcttcgctCTGTCCAGCAAAAGCCCGACTCTGGTGGAGGAATGGTAGCCAGTTAGCTAACGGACAAAAACTGTTGGGTTTTTACTCGTTTAACATCGCTGGTTACTTTGTTATAACGATGAATTTACTACCGTCCAATCCACATGGAAATGGGCTTCTTTATGCTGGATTTAACCAGGATCACGGTAAGAATCATAGTCTTAATGATCATTGTTATTTTCCCCCCTGTCTAATAAAATTGAGAAACGTCGTAGATTCACAATTCGTTGCCTGCTAGTTGTCTCGGTGTGACACGTCAGTCATTGTTTCTTAAATTCCgcattcattttttacattaacaaatattttctaaaagcgCTGCGTTACCTTTGAACTGCCAGGTTAAATTACCGACAGAgttaacattagcattagctcgTACATTTGAATTTACCCAACTAAAATTGTAGCTGTCACTTTAGTTTATTGCTTACAAATATTCTGACTGGCAAAATAATGACTCGGGAACCCAGCAATAGAAAATATAGATAAACACAAGGTGGGAAAAGAGGGTTATGTGTAATGGGTGTTGTATGCTAACTTAGCATTAATGCTACTGCTAGCAGAAAATCCTTCGAACATAGCGGCTATCCGCTAAAAGCAGCTATGTCAACACTACTAAGGTTAGCTCAGGGCTGTTCTGAATTCCCACAAGTAATTTATTTCCACAATACTTTATCGTTAGTACTTTCCAGAATAAGTTGCCGTATAAGACATGATTT
Encoded proteins:
- the LOC103482095 gene encoding zinc finger protein 271-like, whose protein sequence is MEGGSSELPGPTLPLSALRLLVSPIRLVSAAIWHTVEQKIVSDYGLLEEFVFMVTEIVPQLLSTRQRAELILGLRARLILELCRSDETADLQIIQPHLDRMQSLRSLWKMESAEVSDSHFMGLVQNLLRDPDERMTFFQDVFPGDFGPTYDKAIQTLMWLFLSRLEKLLPAQSLQQVVSLMSDTTSFLNESMETLVQPEDLKVLLDTQKNLTHLEDIESYVVDSGILSALCLPPVERVVIVNEQPGTDAESSLVYTVCSEMEVESENKEVYVEVPGSTAECAEPQWFGISGEVKAEIDSVVVSDPTEGAEASEGEMVDDLHDDHAGTLIIGEDGQVTLLDGVEKKPNRRGRRKKCPDDDDKDYEVESKARGFKEDFDADPLWERPVRKNRGLKMKRYLSQWRKSGKTLGGTTVSQSSAKNDLDERTCKVCGKVVTQAKFLQRHMNQHTEELPIACSVCKKFYKSLRFLQQHKCTTSTKVKPDKDTQGQETTSDAGEQSSSGVICEAFIDDHPPDSAAQHPDYIMSEKSSGELGERSPDGSKSGLEGPFYCPHCSVEFKCRQTFRFHMRNICYTEQQVDPENPDDVKHCFRCDECDKAFKYKSTLDSHKQTHNPLYCEVCMKLVRDSEALAMHKESHTPFQCNRCEEHFPVFKALHKHYIDAHNPTEPFTCPYCDTTFSSLKRFIRHEWKHTGYQPFQCTHCAKRFRSYSDLVEHQKKHTKAYPYLCWECGKKFRHGVTLTRHVERVHHAGERVEEIPTTIFPCTQCDKTFTSRRCLLKHDNFHHKGMRFPCEHCGKGFFGKDALVRHTLIHTGERPFKCDDCEKSFRSAAELKIHRRYHTGERPFKCTICEKGFVQSCFLTLHMRTHTGERPYVCAVCNKGFSSLHGLKRHRRLVHS